A region of Candidatus Methylarchaceae archaeon HK02M2 DNA encodes the following proteins:
- the mtxX gene encoding methanogenesis marker protein Mmp4/MtxX gives MLTLEYIRKIAKERSAKIAIGVSSEREDYISNTISSAINAQKKGFCKTILVGDKLKISRYLTDELEFVHSDKPWFEIVNLVKENYVDAGIRGSLSAKKVIKEIKTSFSLTLPHRIALLSTFKGELFFFAPVGIDEGSDLMDKQIFLEQALKIHKKLAIEPKIAILSGGRKEDFGRISKVDGTLEEGELLLKITKERLTPNVKHYGILIEDAINEKATFILAPDGISGNLIFRTLEFLGGGKGIGAIYADLIPKNIFIDISRAMEDYVDTLAFASYMSRVFRNQ, from the coding sequence ATGTTGACTTTAGAATATATAAGAAAAATTGCCAAAGAGAGGTCTGCAAAGATAGCAATAGGAGTGAGCTCAGAGAGAGAGGACTATATTTCTAATACTATTTCATCTGCAATAAATGCACAGAAAAAAGGTTTTTGCAAAACAATCTTAGTAGGAGATAAATTAAAGATTAGCAGATATTTAACAGATGAGTTAGAATTCGTTCATAGTGATAAACCTTGGTTTGAAATTGTTAATTTAGTTAAGGAGAATTATGTAGATGCTGGAATTAGGGGTTCTTTATCTGCGAAAAAGGTTATAAAAGAGATAAAAACCTCTTTTAGTCTAACTCTTCCGCACAGAATAGCTCTTCTTTCAACCTTTAAGGGAGAATTATTCTTCTTTGCACCAGTAGGAATAGATGAAGGGAGTGATCTAATGGATAAACAGATTTTTCTAGAACAAGCCCTGAAAATACATAAAAAATTGGCAATCGAGCCTAAAATCGCTATTCTATCAGGTGGAAGAAAAGAGGATTTTGGAAGAATTTCTAAAGTAGATGGAACGCTTGAAGAAGGAGAGTTGTTATTAAAAATTACTAAAGAGAGATTAACTCCTAATGTAAAGCACTATGGAATACTAATTGAGGATGCAATAAATGAAAAGGCAACGTTTATTTTAGCCCCAGATGGTATAAGTGGGAACTTGATATTTAGAACATTGGAATTTTTAGGAGGTGGTAAAGGCATAGGTGCGATTTACGCAGATCTTATTCCAAAAAACATATTCATAGATATCTCTAGAGCGATGGAGGACTATGTTGATACCTTAGCGTTTGCTAGTTACATGTCACGTGTATTTAGAAATCAATAA
- a CDS encoding radical SAM protein, giving the protein MSIEPREVKLHPCFNEKAHINVARAHLPVAPKCNIQCNYCSRYIDPFEVRPGVSSKILKPKEALDYLGIVIEEFKELKVVGIAGPGEPLFNEETFETLKLVREKYPILYLCVASNGLLLPNKIEELESIGVEFLTITINAIDPEIGSKIYSFIYYKNKIIKGLNAAEILISNQIKGVELAVKRGMKIKVNTVLIPGINDHHIIDVAKKIKELGAYVQNIIPLIPIGKFKGRRPPTCDELQSIREKCEKIVKEFRLCKMCRADAVGIPGREVGFQERQYKNSEYFHA; this is encoded by the coding sequence ATGTCAATAGAACCAAGAGAAGTAAAATTACATCCTTGTTTTAATGAAAAGGCACATATTAATGTAGCGAGGGCCCATCTTCCAGTTGCTCCAAAATGTAATATTCAATGCAACTACTGTTCCAGATATATCGACCCTTTTGAAGTTAGACCTGGCGTCAGTTCAAAAATTCTTAAACCTAAAGAGGCATTAGATTATCTGGGGATAGTAATTGAAGAATTTAAAGAACTTAAAGTTGTGGGGATAGCTGGTCCAGGCGAACCTTTATTCAATGAAGAAACTTTTGAAACTTTAAAACTTGTTCGTGAAAAATATCCAATATTATATTTATGTGTAGCTTCAAATGGTCTCTTACTTCCTAATAAAATAGAAGAATTAGAAAGTATTGGAGTCGAATTTCTTACTATAACTATAAATGCAATTGATCCTGAGATAGGCTCTAAAATATACTCCTTTATTTATTATAAAAATAAAATAATAAAAGGATTAAATGCAGCTGAAATTCTTATTTCTAATCAAATAAAAGGAGTTGAATTAGCTGTTAAAAGAGGAATGAAAATTAAAGTAAATACAGTTCTAATACCTGGAATCAACGATCACCATATTATAGATGTTGCTAAGAAGATTAAAGAGTTAGGAGCATATGTCCAAAACATCATTCCATTGATCCCAATCGGCAAATTTAAAGGAAGACGTCCTCCCACATGCGATGAACTTCAAAGCATAAGAGAGAAATGTGAAAAGATCGTTAAAGAGTTCAGGTTATGTAAAATGTGTAGAGCTGATGCAGTAGGAATTCCGGGTAGGGAGGTGGGCTTTCAGGAAAGACAGTATAAAAATAGCGAATACTTCCACGCTTAA
- a CDS encoding ABC transporter substrate-binding protein, giving the protein MNKISKPILTLIVLGVLIGGTIVGYYIGISSTSSGLEPVRIGYLVGDIHQIEFYTAYAQGWYEEEGIAPIKKEYIFGMPEMMDFAAGELDAGYVGCVPALIMASKGAEIVILSSSNKEGSAIVAKPGISSVEELDGKIVGTPGLGSIQSVMIEMVAEEYNITLSYIHFSVTELPLALESGDIDAYIAWEPFCAEVVVRDIGNVIYTSNDIYHDHQCCVFYVSKKLYDERPDIVKKLVKVHVKGLNYIQENSTEAIQLFVSLTGRDIEVCQESWPRMVWGYSVNTESMITFTNAMKDRDMISAEDITDAETFVDGLIDETILNEVLAESGSI; this is encoded by the coding sequence ATGAACAAAATAAGTAAACCGATATTAACATTGATTGTTCTAGGAGTTCTAATCGGAGGGACCATTGTCGGATATTACATAGGTATTTCTTCCACTTCTTCTGGATTAGAACCAGTACGTATTGGATATTTAGTTGGTGATATTCACCAAATAGAATTTTACACAGCCTATGCTCAAGGATGGTATGAAGAAGAGGGCATCGCTCCAATAAAGAAAGAATACATATTTGGTATGCCCGAAATGATGGATTTTGCTGCTGGTGAGTTGGATGCTGGTTACGTAGGATGTGTTCCAGCATTAATAATGGCAAGTAAAGGAGCTGAAATTGTAATCTTATCTTCATCAAATAAAGAAGGGTCTGCGATAGTTGCCAAGCCTGGAATCAGTAGTGTTGAAGAGTTGGATGGGAAAATTGTTGGAACTCCTGGATTAGGTTCGATTCAAAGTGTTATGATCGAGATGGTCGCAGAAGAATATAATATTACTCTCTCTTATATCCATTTTTCAGTGACTGAACTTCCTCTCGCACTCGAGAGTGGAGATATTGATGCTTACATAGCTTGGGAGCCTTTCTGTGCGGAGGTAGTCGTTAGAGATATCGGAAACGTGATATACACATCTAACGATATTTATCATGATCACCAATGCTGTGTATTTTACGTTTCGAAGAAACTCTATGATGAAAGGCCAGATATAGTAAAGAAGTTAGTTAAAGTTCATGTTAAAGGGTTGAATTATATTCAGGAGAATTCTACCGAAGCAATTCAATTGTTCGTCTCTCTAACCGGTCGAGATATAGAGGTTTGTCAAGAAAGTTGGCCAAGGATGGTTTGGGGCTACTCTGTAAACACCGAAAGTATGATAACCTTCACTAATGCTATGAAAGATCGGGATATGATTTCAGCAGAGGATATTACAGATGCCGAAACTTTTGTGGATGGTCTTATCGATGAAACTATCCTTAATGAGGTCCTTGCCGAATCTGGCAGTATTTAA
- a CDS encoding ABC transporter permease, whose translation MAPKYRTLLYGLITFSIFLLIWQLVIVFSSTVFLKDAGPIDSILALVKLALEGDVEGISLFDHTLASVVRVLAGFSVACMTAIPLGILMGLRHEIYESSKPVIESLRFIPPIAWIPLAFLLLYGFSRYVFLIWLGAFFPILVNTITGIERVNPTLIEVASAFGGNKKQIISKIVVPGSLPEVVAGMRIGLGISWMCIVAAEMVGAEVTGLGRLILKSAHLIHVDVVIAGMIVIGILGLIMNEMFLIFERRAFKWRREVRV comes from the coding sequence ATGGCTCCCAAATACAGAACTTTACTGTATGGTCTTATTACATTCTCGATTTTTCTCTTAATTTGGCAGTTAGTAATTGTATTTTCTTCAACAGTTTTTCTTAAAGATGCAGGTCCTATTGACTCAATTCTAGCCTTGGTAAAGCTCGCTTTAGAAGGAGATGTAGAGGGAATAAGTCTTTTTGATCACACTTTGGCGAGCGTTGTTCGAGTTTTAGCAGGATTTTCAGTTGCATGTATGACTGCTATTCCACTTGGAATATTGATGGGTTTAAGACACGAAATATATGAGAGTTCTAAACCAGTTATTGAATCACTTCGCTTTATACCGCCAATAGCCTGGATACCTTTAGCATTTCTTCTACTTTATGGATTCTCCCGTTATGTATTTTTAATATGGCTCGGTGCTTTCTTTCCCATTTTAGTAAATACTATAACAGGAATAGAAAGAGTAAACCCCACTTTGATCGAGGTTGCCTCAGCCTTTGGGGGAAATAAAAAGCAGATCATCTCAAAAATCGTAGTACCTGGATCTTTACCAGAGGTTGTCGCTGGTATGAGAATCGGCTTAGGAATTAGTTGGATGTGTATCGTTGCTGCTGAAATGGTGGGAGCAGAGGTAACTGGTTTAGGTAGATTGATATTAAAAAGTGCTCATTTAATTCATGTAGACGTCGTTATTGCTGGTATGATTGTTATAGGAATTCTAGGACTCATTATGAACGAAATGTTCTTAATATTTGAAAGAAGAGCGTTTAAATGGCGTAGAGAGGTCAGAGTATGA
- a CDS encoding ABC transporter ATP-binding protein produces the protein MKANNKVKVSIKNVSKSFDNLKVIDEVSFDVFEGQFICIIGPSGCGKTTFLKIVAGIEKPSSGSILVDGFLCNPKICNIGFVFQEESLLPWRNVYENIRFGLEMSKRDHYNDFFNSIVEEMIKLVGLNGFEKYYPNKISGGMKKRVAIARALAVDPSILLMDEPFGDLDAQTRWIMHKELKLIHKKLKKTIIFVTHNVEEAVYLGDLVIVFSKRPIKLRKILPIELPEPRDKLSEQFIKYREMIISLLREEIIWI, from the coding sequence ATGAAAGCAAATAATAAAGTGAAAGTAAGCATCAAGAATGTCTCTAAATCCTTCGATAATTTAAAAGTAATAGATGAAGTATCATTTGATGTATTTGAAGGTCAGTTTATTTGTATAATAGGTCCATCTGGATGTGGGAAGACCACATTTCTAAAGATTGTTGCTGGAATAGAAAAACCTTCTTCCGGATCAATACTCGTTGATGGTTTTCTTTGTAATCCTAAAATTTGCAATATTGGTTTTGTCTTTCAAGAAGAATCACTTTTACCTTGGAGAAATGTATATGAAAACATAAGATTTGGATTAGAAATGAGTAAACGTGATCATTATAATGATTTCTTTAACTCCATTGTTGAAGAAATGATAAAGCTTGTTGGGCTAAATGGTTTTGAAAAGTACTATCCAAATAAGATTTCAGGAGGCATGAAAAAAAGGGTAGCCATTGCCAGAGCTTTAGCTGTTGACCCTTCGATTTTACTGATGGATGAACCATTTGGAGATTTAGATGCACAGACTAGATGGATTATGCATAAAGAGCTTAAATTAATTCATAAAAAACTCAAGAAGACCATAATATTTGTCACTCACAATGTTGAGGAAGCTGTATATTTGGGTGATCTGGTAATTGTCTTTAGTAAGCGTCCAATAAAATTGAGAAAGATCTTACCGATTGAACTTCCGGAGCCTAGGGATAAGCTTAGCGAACAATTCATCAAGTATAGAGAAATGATCATTAGTCTCCTGAGAGAAGAAATAATTTGGATATAA
- a CDS encoding ABC transporter substrate-binding protein: protein MKFPVKKTTIILTTIFVFTIITSYGIYHLLSSGYMSNSTVTILDGEGRKITINHPVERVVSLASSVSEIFCTLNASDMLYAVDQYSTFPPYLKEKMDNVDNFNVGSGATPSIETIVYCDPDIVFAWPYCTVIDEIEDRGIPVYIVKYPDDVFDIIDLIKTVGYITGKEDRADEISNVMMGYVKMVENRTKETEQKPLVYFELNEPGNTGNGSTIGGSLIKFSGGVNIAENSTLKYLKMNNEYIISTNPDIIIKFYYGIETNEEEMNQLKEDIMNRPGWSVINAVKNDKVFIINYAECSTSPRLVIGLVRYAKWIHNELFTDIDADVVAEYVYTNIYGLKT, encoded by the coding sequence ATGAAGTTCCCTGTAAAAAAAACAACTATAATCCTGACTACAATTTTCGTTTTTACGATAATAACCTCATATGGGATATATCATTTACTCTCATCAGGTTATATGTCAAATTCAACAGTAACAATACTTGATGGTGAAGGTCGAAAAATAACAATCAACCATCCTGTTGAACGAGTTGTTTCCTTGGCATCTTCAGTATCAGAAATATTTTGTACACTTAATGCTAGTGACATGCTTTATGCTGTAGATCAATATAGCACTTTCCCACCTTACTTGAAGGAGAAAATGGATAATGTGGATAATTTTAATGTTGGCTCTGGAGCAACGCCAAGTATAGAAACGATAGTATATTGTGACCCGGATATAGTTTTTGCATGGCCATACTGCACAGTTATAGATGAGATTGAAGATCGAGGTATTCCTGTTTACATTGTAAAATATCCTGATGATGTGTTTGATATAATTGATCTTATAAAAACGGTTGGATATATTACTGGAAAAGAAGATCGAGCAGATGAAATCTCGAATGTTATGATGGGATATGTGAAAATGGTTGAAAACAGAACTAAAGAAACAGAGCAAAAGCCATTGGTTTATTTTGAACTAAACGAACCTGGTAATACTGGTAACGGATCAACTATTGGTGGTTCTTTAATAAAATTTTCAGGAGGCGTGAACATCGCTGAGAACAGTACATTAAAGTATCTAAAAATGAACAATGAATACATAATTTCTACAAACCCAGATATTATCATAAAATTCTATTATGGTATCGAAACTAATGAAGAAGAGATGAACCAGTTGAAAGAAGATATTATGAATAGACCAGGATGGAGTGTTATAAATGCAGTTAAAAATGATAAAGTTTTCATTATAAATTACGCTGAGTGTTCAACAAGTCCAAGGCTCGTTATAGGATTGGTTCGGTATGCTAAATGGATACATAATGAACTATTTACAGATATAGATGCAGATGTAGTAGCAGAATATGTTTATACAAATATTTATGGATTGAAAACTT